The Trueperaceae bacterium genome has a segment encoding these proteins:
- a CDS encoding aminoacyl-tRNA hydrolase: MVKLIVGLGNPGSRYSGTRHNVGFLVLDKLASRHGVALKPGPESDTGSWGAIQLMKPTTMMNLSGKPVQAAMARHRIKPSEILVIHDDLDLPLGRLRFKSGGGGSGGARGVEDLINRVGADFPRLKLGIGRPPENLTVRNWVLSRFTSEESTIVNRVIDSAADAVERLLKENIYAAMSWSNGLDLTETDA, encoded by the coding sequence ATAGTGAAACTAATCGTTGGCCTCGGTAACCCAGGCTCGCGGTACTCAGGAACTAGACATAATGTTGGTTTCCTAGTTTTAGATAAACTGGCTTCACGTCATGGCGTGGCCCTTAAACCGGGACCAGAGTCGGATACTGGTTCATGGGGTGCAATCCAACTAATGAAACCAACTACTATGATGAATCTATCGGGAAAACCAGTCCAAGCCGCGATGGCTCGTCACCGCATTAAGCCTTCTGAAATCCTTGTTATTCACGATGATTTAGACTTACCCTTAGGGCGCCTCCGTTTCAAATCAGGCGGAGGGGGGTCGGGTGGAGCTCGTGGCGTTGAAGACCTCATTAATCGAGTCGGAGCTGATTTCCCTCGACTCAAATTGGGGATCGGACGCCCCCCTGAAAACCTCACCGTCAGAAACTGGGTATTAAGTCGGTTCACTTCCGAAGAATCAACTATAGTCAATCGGGTAATTGACTCCGCTGCGGATGCAGTAGAACGCCTTCTTAAAGAGAATATATACGCTGCAATGAGCTGGAGTAACGGACTGGATTTAACAGAAACAGATGCCTAA
- a CDS encoding phosphoribosylpyrophosphate synthetase, which translates to MIGEPVKLFCGTATPDLANAVATHLGQNLANGTVSRFPDGETRITIEESVRGSDCYIIQSTCAPVNHNLMEILVLADALRRASAWRVNAVIPYFGYARQDKKGQAREPITSKLVANLLETAGVDRVITVDLHAGQIQGFFDVPVDHLTALGILGDHLKTTDLSNAVVVSPDVGRATEARRLANQLQLPLAMLYKRRTSPTETEVTHVIGDVAGMRPILIDDMISTAGTMRHGIEVLLELGAKPDVRVVATHALFIPPGLERLSFEPISRIYLTDTVPLSESNERVEVLSIAPLLAKAIHNIHENASVSSLFTT; encoded by the coding sequence ATGATTGGTGAACCCGTAAAACTTTTCTGTGGAACAGCTACGCCTGATTTAGCCAACGCTGTCGCAACTCATTTAGGCCAGAACCTGGCTAACGGGACTGTTTCTCGCTTTCCAGACGGTGAAACCAGAATCACAATAGAAGAGTCAGTTCGGGGAAGCGACTGCTATATTATTCAATCAACCTGCGCCCCCGTTAATCACAATTTAATGGAAATACTGGTTTTAGCAGACGCATTACGCCGAGCATCTGCCTGGCGAGTCAATGCAGTTATTCCCTACTTCGGATATGCCCGCCAGGATAAGAAAGGTCAAGCTCGTGAGCCAATAACGAGTAAATTGGTCGCAAATTTGCTCGAAACTGCAGGCGTAGATCGTGTAATCACGGTAGATTTGCACGCCGGACAAATCCAAGGCTTTTTTGACGTTCCTGTCGATCACCTAACCGCGTTAGGGATACTCGGAGATCATCTTAAAACCACAGACCTCTCAAACGCCGTAGTCGTCTCACCCGATGTTGGAAGAGCAACGGAGGCGCGTCGACTTGCAAACCAACTTCAGCTTCCTCTAGCAATGTTGTACAAGCGAAGAACTAGTCCTACTGAAACTGAAGTCACACACGTCATAGGTGATGTGGCTGGTATGCGCCCAATCCTCATCGACGATATGATCTCCACTGCTGGTACCATGCGGCACGGTATCGAAGTTCTATTAGAACTGGGAGCTAAGCCTGACGTTAGAGTGGTAGCAACTCACGCTTTGTTCATTCCACCTGGGCTCGAAAGGCTTAGCTTTGAACCGATTAGTCGGATCTACTTAACTGACACTGTGCCTTTAAGTGAGAGCAATGAACGTGTTGAAGTCCTCAGTATAGCTCCCCTACTAGCCAAGGCAATACACAATATCCATGAAAACGCCTCGGTAAGTTCTCTTTTTACGACTTGA
- the pstB gene encoding phosphate ABC transporter ATP-binding protein, giving the protein MPEEAIISIEKLSLWYGSFQALHDVSVTFPRNKVTALIGASGCGKSTLLRGINRMNELVPTVRVEGGVRYEGVDLYEPSVDPVEVRRRIGMVFQKPNPFPKTVYENVAFGPRINGYRGDLDALVERSLRNAALWDEVQDKLRQSGLGLSGGQQQRLCIARAMATEPDVILMDEPTSALDPIATDRIEELIHEIKRNYTVIIVTHNMQQAGRVSDRTAFMHLGVLIEEGPTEQIFTNPVHEMTERYISGHFG; this is encoded by the coding sequence ATGCCGGAAGAGGCAATTATTTCTATTGAGAAATTAAGCCTATGGTACGGTTCGTTTCAAGCATTACACGATGTATCGGTAACCTTTCCCAGGAATAAAGTAACTGCCTTAATCGGGGCCTCGGGTTGTGGAAAATCAACCTTGTTGCGGGGCATTAATAGGATGAATGAACTAGTTCCAACTGTAAGGGTAGAGGGGGGCGTTAGGTACGAAGGAGTCGACCTTTATGAGCCGTCTGTCGATCCTGTAGAAGTACGCCGGCGTATCGGAATGGTATTTCAAAAACCTAACCCGTTTCCGAAAACTGTTTATGAAAATGTGGCTTTCGGACCTCGGATCAATGGTTATAGAGGAGACCTTGATGCTTTAGTCGAACGTTCTCTAAGGAATGCTGCTTTGTGGGATGAGGTGCAAGACAAATTAAGGCAATCTGGTCTTGGTCTTTCTGGTGGTCAGCAGCAAAGGTTATGCATTGCTCGAGCAATGGCTACTGAACCTGATGTGATCCTTATGGACGAACCAACGAGCGCTCTAGACCCAATCGCAACGGACCGAATCGAGGAGCTTATCCATGAAATTAAACGTAATTACACAGTCATAATAGTTACGCACAATATGCAGCAGGCAGGAAGAGTTTCAGATCGCACGGCTTTCATGCATTTGGGGGTTCTTATCGAAGAAGGACCCACTGAACAGATTTTCACGAATCCGGTTCATGAAATGACAGAGCGTTATATTTCAGGTCACTTTGGTTAA
- a CDS encoding 50S ribosomal protein L25, whose product MIVEEHMELKGEIRTPGKAGSLRQAGRLPGIIYNKDLNLTISVDLRTFDRAFRDNGTANLIDLEVDGKTHPVLIKAVQMDKRLRRPSHVDFFAVTAGQAVTVSVPLDYVGTSVGVAEGGQLDIARRELQLNVLPRLIPSQIEVDISELNIGDSVHINDLASSLFPEGAEVVDDGDLTLITVVPPRVEEVEEPVSEFNAEAEPEVIGRGAEDEEDGESTDENSG is encoded by the coding sequence ATGATCGTGGAGGAACACATGGAGTTAAAAGGTGAAATTCGGACCCCAGGTAAGGCAGGATCGCTTAGACAAGCTGGCCGACTTCCTGGCATTATTTACAATAAAGATCTCAATTTGACTATAAGCGTGGACCTCCGAACGTTTGATCGAGCATTTCGGGACAACGGTACTGCGAATCTCATTGATCTTGAGGTAGATGGCAAGACCCATCCGGTTCTCATAAAAGCCGTTCAAATGGATAAGCGCTTGAGGCGGCCCTCACACGTAGATTTTTTTGCAGTAACCGCGGGACAAGCTGTTACTGTCTCCGTGCCGTTAGACTATGTCGGAACTTCTGTCGGTGTAGCTGAGGGTGGTCAACTTGACATCGCCCGCCGAGAACTGCAACTAAACGTCCTACCCCGTCTCATACCATCGCAAATCGAGGTTGATATTTCCGAACTTAATATCGGCGATTCAGTGCACATTAACGACCTTGCCTCTTCCCTCTTCCCTGAAGGGGCCGAAGTTGTCGACGATGGCGACCTAACACTAATTACAGTGGTACCGCCTCGCGTGGAAGAGGTCGAAGAACCCGTATCCGAATTCAATGCAGAAGCTGAACCTGAAGTCATTGGGCGCGGTGCAGAAGATGAGGAAGATGGCGAAAGTACTGATGAGAATAGTGGCTAA